In one Burkholderiales bacterium GJ-E10 genomic region, the following are encoded:
- a CDS encoding phenazine biosynthesis protein PhzF family → MRIPLYQVDAFAERVFEGNPAAVCPLDRWLDDAVMQAIAAENNLSETAFFVQTADDGADLGWFTPRAEVDLCGHATLASAHVWFAHLGHAGPEVTFHTRGGALYVRRTTHGLQMRFPVMETTAAAASDALCSALGARPIQALRGRDWIAVFHDARQVRECAPDLAAVARLDALGVVVTAPGEDCDFVSRCFYPSVGVDEDPVTGSAHCALAPYWAQRLGRDRLFARQLSRRGGAIHCAIGGDRVLLEGNAVDYLCGEIVL, encoded by the coding sequence ATGCGTATTCCTCTCTACCAGGTCGACGCCTTCGCGGAACGCGTTTTCGAAGGCAATCCCGCCGCCGTCTGCCCGCTCGACCGCTGGCTCGACGACGCGGTGATGCAGGCCATCGCTGCCGAGAACAATCTTTCCGAAACGGCATTTTTCGTTCAAACCGCGGACGACGGCGCCGACCTGGGCTGGTTCACCCCGCGCGCAGAGGTCGACCTCTGCGGCCATGCCACCCTCGCCAGCGCCCACGTGTGGTTTGCGCATCTGGGGCACGCCGGCCCGGAAGTGACATTTCACACGCGCGGCGGCGCCTTGTACGTTCGCCGCACAACGCATGGGTTGCAGATGCGCTTTCCGGTCATGGAAACGACGGCTGCGGCAGCGTCGGACGCGCTGTGCTCCGCGCTGGGAGCGCGGCCGATTCAAGCGCTGCGGGGTCGGGATTGGATCGCGGTATTCCACGACGCGCGGCAGGTCCGCGAATGTGCCCCGGATTTGGCGGCCGTCGCGCGGCTGGACGCGCTGGGCGTCGTAGTCACCGCCCCGGGCGAGGACTGCGATTTTGTCAGCCGTTGCTTTTATCCCTCGGTCGGGGTCGACGAAGATCCGGTGACGGGATCGGCGCACTGTGCCCTCGCGCCGTACTGGGCGCAGCGCCTTGGCCGCGACCGCTTATTCGCGCGACAGCTTTCGCGCCGGGGCGGCGCGATCCATTGCGCGATTGGCGGCGACCGAGTGCTGCTCGAAGGGAACGCGGTGGACTATCTGTGCGGCGAAATCGTGCTTTGA
- a CDS encoding integrase family protein has product MAYGVGLRAGEVVALKTGDIDSTRMTLCIEQGKWRKDRYALEDEVEETDARALLNAMTHSLDRRGLSFLPLWPSR; this is encoded by the coding sequence GTGGCCTACGGCGTCGGGCTGCGCGCGGGTGAGGTCGTTGCCCTGAAAACCGGCGACATCGATAGCACTCGCATGACGCTGTGCATCGAACAGGGCAAGTGGCGCAAGGATCGATACGCGCTGGAAGATGAAGTAGAGGAAACGGACGCGCGCGCCTTGCTCAACGCGATGACGCACTCGCTGGATCGGAGAGGTCTTTCGTTTCTTCCGCTTTGGCCTTCGCGATAA
- a CDS encoding FMN-binding negative transcriptional regulator, translated as MYVPEAFRVEEARALHELVSTYPLGTLITAGAKGLEASPLPFLLDRAAGRNGTLRAHAARANPQIEALRAGSECVVLFHGPQGYVSPSWYPSKREHHKVVPTWNYAVVQVRGRATVIEDAERLRELVAALTTEHEARRDPPWSPNDAPPEFLARMLQAISGIEIAIDTIEGKFKLSQNRDRADRSAVVAALESADDSHRNPDLAAWMRKFGS; from the coding sequence ATGTACGTCCCGGAAGCATTTCGCGTCGAGGAGGCCCGCGCGCTGCATGAGCTGGTGAGCACGTATCCCCTCGGCACCCTGATCACCGCGGGGGCCAAAGGGCTGGAGGCATCGCCGCTGCCGTTTTTGCTTGATCGCGCGGCAGGCCGCAACGGCACCCTGCGCGCGCATGCGGCGCGGGCCAACCCGCAGATCGAGGCACTGCGTGCGGGCAGCGAATGCGTGGTGTTGTTCCACGGACCGCAGGGCTATGTCAGCCCCTCGTGGTATCCGTCGAAACGCGAGCACCACAAGGTCGTCCCGACCTGGAACTACGCCGTGGTGCAAGTCCGCGGCCGCGCCACGGTGATCGAGGACGCAGAACGATTGCGCGAGCTCGTCGCCGCGCTGACGACCGAACACGAAGCGCGCCGCGATCCACCCTGGAGCCCGAACGACGCTCCGCCCGAGTTCCTTGCGCGCATGTTGCAGGCGATCTCGGGAATCGAGATCGCGATCGACACAATCGAAGGAAAGTTCAAGCTGAGCCAGAACCGCGATCGGGCCGATCGCAGCGCCGTGGTGGCTGCTTTGGAGTCCGCTGATGATTCCCATCGCAACCCGGATCTCGCGGCATGGATGCGGAAGTTCGGGTCATGA
- a CDS encoding flagellar adenylate kinase, with the protein MGVIFVAGVHAVGKTTLCKQAEQTKEIAHYSASDLIREEKANAVPEQGKVVTEVDAPQRHLIRAVHRVLPRHGGKILLDGHFSLLTATGKIEMISVDVFHALGLERVVVLHDEPVAIAARWSRRDGGAVDLAMVTTHQEEELRHARHVAQTLAIPLTEVRAFDTVAFMSSLA; encoded by the coding sequence ATGGGAGTGATCTTCGTCGCCGGTGTCCATGCCGTGGGCAAAACCACCTTGTGCAAGCAGGCCGAGCAGACCAAGGAAATCGCCCATTACAGCGCCAGCGATCTGATCCGGGAAGAAAAGGCCAACGCGGTACCGGAACAAGGCAAGGTGGTCACCGAGGTAGATGCGCCCCAGCGTCACTTAATCCGTGCTGTCCATCGCGTCCTGCCGCGTCATGGCGGGAAAATCCTGCTCGACGGGCATTTCTCCCTACTCACGGCGACGGGGAAAATCGAAATGATAAGCGTGGATGTCTTCCATGCCTTAGGGCTGGAGCGCGTGGTCGTACTCCATGACGAACCCGTGGCAATCGCGGCGCGCTGGAGCCGTCGAGACGGTGGCGCGGTTGACTTGGCGATGGTCACTACCCATCAGGAAGAAGAATTGCGTCATGCCCGCCATGTCGCGCAAACCCTGGCGATCCCACTGACGGAGGTCCGGGCCTTCGATACTGTGGCCTTTATGAGCAGCCTAGCTTGA
- a CDS encoding type I site-specific deoxyribonuclease HsdR, with product MTSLLTEDHLEQACQQWLVALGWSTAHGPDISPPDPQTPGTERDTYREVVLAHRLREAIARLNPQIPAGAREDALRRVLDPNVPGALQTNRQMYRWMVDGVPVEFQKDGETRGDRTRLIDFADVSANDWLAVNQFSVQGPKRTRRPDVVLFVNGLPVVVIELKNPGDKDADIWAAWNQLQTYREDIPDLFHANALLVISDGIEARMGALASDRERFLAWRTIDGVATDPLGPMRELETLAAGLFRRDWLLDYLRHFILFEDDGTRLVKKVAAYHQFHAVRAVVESVLLASRPGGPKETAGKGGVVWHTQGAGKSIEMTCLAGKLMSHPQMGNPTLVVVTDRNDLDNQLFGVFAGARDLLRETPVQADTRPELRRLLANRPSGGIVFTTIQKFTPGVDEDSFPVLSERRNIVVICDEAHRSQYGFEARLVKPNGEPAAGAANDDRAEATALRAAQTDAPVQRVTTGADRGGLRYGYAQHLRDALPGATFVAFTGTPVSLHDRDTRAVFGDYVHVYDIEQAVRDHATVPIFYESRLAKLDLKEDETALLDEEVDELSESDEGDAAKVARLRRWAALAQLVGAPPRIRKVASDIVEHFEARLAAIDGKAMIVAMSREICVHLYDAIVALRPEWHDADPEKGVIKIVMTGSAADKALLRPHIYPKDVRKRLERRFKDPADPFKLVIVRDMWLTGFDAPCLHTMYVDKPMRGHNLMQAIARVNRVFQDKPGGLVVDYIGIANELKAALADYTRAKGRGKPTIDAREALAVLQEKMGVLRDMLHGVDYREFRSHAWQLLPAVANHVLGLDDGKQRFADTVLAASKAFALCCTLDEARQHRDELAFLQAVKAALTKHRETDRKLTDEQKEHALRQIISGVLVSDEVIDIFSAAGFKRPDIGVLSEEFLEDVRHMKERNLAVELLERLLKGEIRSRFKTNVVQSAKFSELLQQSLARYRNRAVETAQVIEELIAMAKKFQEAAHRGEELGLNRDETAFYDALAANESAVRELGDETLKRIAVELTQSLRKSVTVDWAKRETVRAKLRVMVKTLLRRYKYPPDRQEEATETVLRQAESLSAEWAVA from the coding sequence ATGACCTCCCTCCTGACCGAAGACCACCTCGAACAAGCCTGCCAGCAATGGCTGGTAGCCCTTGGCTGGTCGACCGCCCACGGCCCCGACATCTCCCCGCCGGACCCGCAAACCCCCGGGACCGAACGGGATACCTACCGCGAAGTCGTACTGGCCCACCGCCTGCGCGAGGCCATCGCCCGCCTGAACCCGCAAATCCCGGCCGGGGCGCGCGAGGACGCGCTGCGCCGCGTGCTCGACCCCAACGTTCCGGGCGCCCTGCAAACCAACCGGCAGATGTACCGCTGGATGGTTGACGGCGTGCCGGTGGAATTCCAGAAGGACGGCGAAACCCGCGGCGATCGAACGCGGCTGATCGACTTCGCCGACGTTTCCGCCAACGACTGGCTGGCGGTCAACCAATTCAGCGTGCAGGGCCCCAAGCGCACGCGCCGGCCGGATGTGGTGCTCTTCGTCAACGGCCTGCCCGTCGTCGTCATCGAACTCAAGAACCCGGGCGACAAGGATGCCGATATCTGGGCGGCGTGGAACCAACTGCAGACGTACCGGGAGGACATCCCGGACCTCTTCCATGCCAACGCGCTCCTCGTGATCTCCGACGGCATCGAGGCGCGTATGGGGGCGCTCGCCTCCGATCGGGAGCGTTTCCTGGCGTGGCGAACGATCGACGGCGTCGCGACGGATCCCCTGGGGCCGATGCGCGAACTGGAGACCTTGGCGGCGGGCTTGTTCCGGCGCGATTGGCTGCTCGACTACCTGCGGCACTTCATCCTGTTCGAGGACGACGGAACGCGTCTCGTCAAGAAGGTCGCCGCCTATCACCAGTTCCACGCGGTGCGCGCGGTCGTGGAGAGCGTGCTGCTCGCCTCGCGGCCCGGCGGCCCCAAGGAAACGGCCGGCAAGGGCGGCGTGGTCTGGCACACCCAGGGGGCGGGCAAGAGCATCGAGATGACCTGCCTCGCCGGCAAGCTCATGTCCCACCCGCAAATGGGCAACCCGACGCTGGTGGTCGTGACCGACCGCAACGATCTCGACAACCAGCTCTTCGGCGTGTTCGCCGGCGCCAGGGACCTGTTGCGCGAAACCCCGGTGCAGGCCGACACCCGCCCGGAACTGCGCCGCCTGCTCGCCAATCGGCCTTCCGGCGGGATCGTTTTCACGACCATCCAGAAGTTCACCCCCGGCGTCGACGAGGACAGCTTTCCGGTGCTTTCCGAGCGGCGCAACATCGTCGTCATCTGCGACGAGGCGCACCGCAGCCAATACGGCTTCGAAGCCCGGCTCGTGAAGCCCAACGGGGAACCTGCGGCGGGGGCCGCGAACGACGACCGCGCGGAGGCAACGGCGCTCCGGGCCGCGCAGACCGATGCCCCCGTGCAACGGGTGACCACCGGCGCCGACCGCGGGGGCCTGCGCTACGGCTACGCGCAACACCTGCGCGACGCGCTGCCCGGCGCCACCTTCGTCGCCTTTACCGGGACGCCGGTATCGCTGCATGACCGCGACACGCGTGCCGTGTTCGGCGACTACGTCCACGTCTACGACATCGAACAGGCGGTCCGGGACCATGCGACGGTTCCCATCTTTTACGAGAGCCGGCTCGCCAAGCTCGACCTCAAGGAAGACGAAACCGCGCTGCTCGACGAGGAGGTGGACGAACTCTCGGAAAGCGACGAAGGCGACGCCGCGAAGGTCGCCCGCTTGCGGCGCTGGGCCGCCCTGGCGCAGTTGGTCGGCGCGCCGCCCAGAATCCGCAAGGTCGCTTCCGACATCGTGGAACACTTCGAAGCCCGGCTTGCCGCGATCGACGGCAAAGCGATGATCGTGGCGATGAGCCGCGAGATCTGCGTGCATCTCTACGACGCGATCGTCGCGCTGCGCCCGGAATGGCACGACGCCGATCCGGAAAAGGGCGTGATCAAGATCGTGATGACCGGTTCCGCTGCGGACAAGGCGCTGCTGCGCCCCCACATCTACCCGAAGGACGTGCGCAAGCGCCTGGAGCGCCGCTTCAAGGACCCCGCCGACCCCTTCAAGCTCGTGATCGTGCGCGACATGTGGCTCACCGGCTTCGACGCCCCCTGTCTGCACACGATGTACGTCGACAAGCCCATGCGCGGCCACAACCTCATGCAGGCCATCGCCCGCGTGAACCGGGTATTCCAGGACAAGCCCGGCGGCCTGGTGGTGGACTACATCGGCATCGCCAACGAACTCAAAGCGGCGCTGGCCGACTACACCCGGGCCAAGGGCCGGGGCAAGCCGACGATCGACGCCCGCGAGGCGCTTGCCGTGCTGCAGGAGAAGATGGGCGTGCTGCGCGACATGCTGCACGGCGTGGACTACCGCGAGTTCCGCAGCCACGCCTGGCAACTGCTGCCTGCTGTGGCGAACCACGTTCTCGGCCTGGACGACGGCAAGCAGCGTTTCGCCGATACCGTGCTCGCGGCCAGCAAGGCGTTCGCCCTATGCTGCACCCTGGACGAAGCGCGGCAGCACCGCGACGAACTCGCCTTCCTGCAGGCGGTCAAGGCGGCGCTCACCAAGCACCGCGAAACCGACCGGAAACTCACCGACGAGCAGAAAGAGCACGCGCTGCGCCAGATCATCAGCGGCGTACTGGTGAGCGACGAGGTCATCGACATCTTCTCGGCGGCGGGGTTCAAGCGCCCCGACATCGGCGTGCTGTCGGAAGAATTCCTCGAGGACGTACGCCACATGAAAGAGCGCAATCTCGCGGTCGAACTGCTGGAGCGCCTGTTGAAAGGCGAAATCCGATCGCGCTTCAAGACCAACGTCGTGCAGAGTGCGAAGTTTTCGGAGCTGCTGCAGCAGAGCCTTGCACGCTATCGCAACCGCGCGGTCGAGACCGCACAGGTCATCGAGGAACTGATCGCGATGGCCAAGAAGTTCCAGGAGGCCGCGCATCGCGGAGAGGAACTGGGTCTGAACCGGGATGAAACCGCGTTCTACGATGCCCTTGCCGCAAACGAATCCGCGGTGCGCGAACTCGGCGACGAAACGCTCAAGAGAATCGCCGTCGAGTTGACGCAGAGCCTGCGAAAGTCCGTCACCGTTGATTGGGCAAAGCGCGAGACGGTACGGGCAAAGCTGCGGGTAATGGTCAAGACGCTGCTGCGACGCTACAAGTATCCGCCGGATCGGCAGGAAGAGGCGACGGAGACGGTGCTGCGGCAGGCGGAGTCGTTGTCGGCAGAGTGGGCGGTTGCATGA